A window of Campylobacter pinnipediorum subsp. pinnipediorum contains these coding sequences:
- a CDS encoding DUF6115 domain-containing protein, whose protein sequence is MEYILFIIFGVILIVMLGLIILKDLEANKKFARYEKALEGVIQENFNLKKQISTLSSVKDGEIVDLGALQNSLDSKIELSLNDKIMPIFNSLKNIESTIDEFQNEQQSRIYSLEEKTRDFTKITSPDIQSDEDVIVKLFNEGKSVENIAKDLKIGVGRVEFVLKMHSLV, encoded by the coding sequence GTGGAGTATATATTGTTTATTATTTTTGGTGTTATTTTGATAGTTATGCTAGGACTTATAATACTAAAAGATTTAGAAGCAAATAAAAAATTTGCAAGATATGAAAAAGCTTTGGAAGGTGTTATACAAGAAAATTTTAATCTAAAAAAACAAATTTCTACACTTTCTAGTGTAAAAGATGGCGAAATAGTTGATCTTGGTGCTTTGCAAAATAGCCTTGATAGCAAGATAGAACTCAGTTTAAATGATAAGATAATGCCAATTTTTAACTCATTAAAAAATATAGAAAGCACGATCGATGAGTTTCAAAATGAACAACAAAGCAGAATTTATAGCTTAGAAGAGAAAACAAGAGATTTTACTAAAATAACATCTCCTGATATACAAAGCGATGAGGATGTTATTGTTAAATTGTTTAATGAAGGTAAAAGTGTTGAAAACATCGCAAAAGATCTGAAAATAGGTGTTGGCAGGGTAGAGTTTGTTTTAAAAATGCATAGCCTTGTTTGA
- a CDS encoding D-amino-acid transaminase, translating to MGNLPEKIVFINGEYKNSDEAKVSVFDRGFIFGDGIYEVVPVINFHLVDKDDFWERFNKSLGEINIKLPYTKEEFEEILTNIIEKNSLNEGGIYMQITRGVAPRSFEFIKDLQPTVFVFCYKTNIINHEYAKTGITLASVDDIRWKRRDIKSISLLAQCYAKNRAVQNGAFEGIMVENGFVSEGCSSSVFIIKNDKLITKALSNAILPGIRRKVLLELAKKIGLKIELRNFTLDEVYEADEVFISAATLILLPAIKVDNIEINNSKIGEYSKKLRELYAKKLINEADK from the coding sequence ATGGGTAACTTACCAGAAAAAATAGTATTTATAAATGGTGAATATAAAAACTCAGATGAAGCAAAAGTTAGTGTTTTTGATAGGGGTTTTATATTTGGAGATGGAATATATGAAGTTGTGCCGGTAATAAATTTTCACCTAGTTGACAAAGATGATTTTTGGGAAAGATTTAATAAAAGTCTTGGAGAGATAAATATAAAATTACCATACACAAAAGAAGAATTTGAAGAAATATTAACAAATATAATAGAAAAAAACAGCCTTAATGAAGGCGGTATTTATATGCAAATAACAAGGGGCGTAGCTCCTAGAAGTTTTGAGTTTATCAAAGATTTACAACCAACTGTATTTGTATTTTGTTATAAAACTAATATAATAAATCATGAATATGCAAAAACAGGTATAACGCTTGCGAGTGTTGATGATATAAGATGGAAAAGAAGAGATATAAAGTCTATCTCATTACTTGCACAATGCTATGCAAAAAATAGAGCCGTTCAAAATGGAGCATTTGAAGGCATAATGGTAGAAAACGGGTTTGTTAGTGAGGGTTGTAGTTCAAGCGTATTTATAATCAAAAACGACAAATTAATAACAAAAGCCTTATCAAATGCAATACTTCCGGGCATAAGAAGAAAAGTTTTGCTTGAGCTTGCTAAAAAAATTGGACTTAAGATAGAGCTTAGAAATTTTACACTTGATGAAGTATATGAAGCCGATGAAGTTTTTATATCCGCTGCTACATTAATACTACTTCCAGCCATAAAAGTTGATAACATAGAGATAAACAATTCAAAAATAGGAGAATATTCTAAAAAATTAAGAGAGTTATACGCTAAAAAACTAATCAATGAAGCAGATAAATAA
- the mqnP gene encoding menaquinone biosynthesis prenyltransferase MqnP translates to MGKFIKTLQDISDLIVFKHSVFSLPFIFISMIVASKQINGTINFGFKLFILGVLCAVSARNFAMAFNRYADKDIDKQNPRTANRPSVDGRIGKNNLMVFIIANAVLFIVCAYLINDLAFKLSIPILTILGGYSLFKRFSELAHLVLGVSLGLAPIAGVVAIMNEITLWSVLLCLGVSFWVAGFDLLYSLQDIEFDKQNGLFSIPSIYGEKATMFISALFHSITIIFWLLFCWSAGLGSIAFLGVIASAFVLLKEHQIVRRDFSKIDRAFFTLNGYLGIMFFVFIFVSLI, encoded by the coding sequence ATGGGTAAATTTATAAAAACGTTACAAGATATAAGTGATTTGATAGTTTTTAAGCACTCAGTTTTTTCATTGCCTTTTATTTTTATATCAATGATAGTTGCTTCAAAACAGATAAATGGAACTATAAATTTTGGGTTTAAATTATTTATTTTGGGTGTTTTATGTGCTGTTAGTGCTAGAAACTTTGCAATGGCATTTAATCGCTATGCAGACAAAGATATAGACAAACAAAATCCGCGAACGGCAAATAGACCAAGTGTTGATGGCAGGATAGGTAAAAACAACCTTATGGTTTTTATAATTGCAAATGCTGTTTTGTTTATAGTGTGTGCCTATCTTATAAACGATCTTGCATTTAAATTAAGCATTCCTATTTTAACTATACTTGGTGGATATTCTTTGTTTAAAAGATTTAGCGAATTGGCACATTTGGTATTGGGTGTTAGTTTGGGACTTGCACCGATTGCTGGTGTTGTTGCTATTATGAACGAGATAACTCTTTGGAGTGTTCTTTTATGTCTTGGTGTTAGCTTTTGGGTTGCTGGATTTGATCTTTTGTATTCGCTTCAAGATATAGAGTTTGATAAGCAAAATGGACTTTTTAGCATACCGTCTATATATGGCGAAAAAGCTACTATGTTTATCTCAGCACTTTTTCACTCTATAACAATTATATTTTGGTTGCTTTTTTGTTGGAGTGCAGGGCTTGGATCTATTGCGTTTTTAGGTGTTATAGCTAGTGCATTTGTCCTTTTAAAAGAACATCAAATAGTAAGGCGTGATTTTTCAAAGATAGATAGGGCATTTTTTACTTTAAATGGTTATCTTGGGATCATGTTTTTTGTGTTTATTTTTGTGAGTTTAATATGA
- the groES gene encoding co-chaperone GroES: MNFQPLGKRVLVERVEETKTTASGIIIPDNAKEKPLNGKVLAIGNEIENIKVEDNIVFAKYSGTEITLDGKTYLVLNLDDVLGIIK, translated from the coding sequence ATGAATTTTCAACCATTAGGAAAACGCGTTCTAGTTGAGCGTGTGGAAGAAACAAAAACCACAGCTTCTGGTATTATTATACCTGATAATGCAAAAGAAAAACCTTTAAATGGAAAAGTTTTGGCAATAGGTAATGAAATTGAAAATATAAAGGTTGAGGATAATATCGTATTTGCTAAATATAGTGGTACTGAAATAACTCTTGACGGTAAAACATATTTAGTATTAAACCTTGATGATGTTTTAGGAATAATTAAATAA
- a CDS encoding FtsK/SpoIIIE family DNA translocase, translating to MCFLVYFGLSTFFPTADFVGIVGKNLGKWNLKLFGLVSYIYPFILICIVSFKFYKIKKIDIEFLEFTFGLILFFFAILMFQAMGFNGTNSGLIGSAINDTLRSFIGKIGSFIITIGIFIMSLALIFRDNIIVLIKKSFIDPTKNVFKNQKYHKEIEYKENNKPKSKTKDDIIDTQIIQDDDIVETENIVEEEIQEDKTNTNQEKTEKEIQKTQKQDTKNSKVEILNEVVENKKLLDELEKGKIEKPKDFTLPSLKFLADPPKRSSGVNEAEIDQKISDLLDKLHKFKIDGDVVRTYTGPIVTTFEFKPAPHIKVSKILTLQDDLAMALKAQTIRIQAPVPGKDVVGIEVPNKNTETIYLKEILDSEIYKNASSPLTMALGKDIVGAPFITDLKKLPHLLIAGTTGSGKSVGINAMLLSLLYRNSPQTLRLMMIDPKMLEFSIYNDIPHLLTPVITQAKQAITALSNMVAEMERRYTVMSHTRTKNIESYNEKMKKEGGEQFPYIVVIIDELADLMMTSGKDVELYIGRLAQMARASGIHLIVATQRPSVDVVTGLIKANLPSRISYRVGQKIDSKVIIDQMGAESLLGRGDMLFTPPGSPGIIRLHAPFTSEKEIETIVEFLKSQQSVMYDERFLQESGSSSSDNQANDGVIAGELDPLFESAKEIILTEQKTSISYLQRRLGVGYNRSANIIEQMEKMGILSGVNSKGQREIL from the coding sequence ATATGTTTTTTAGTTTATTTTGGTCTTTCCACGTTTTTTCCAACAGCTGATTTTGTGGGTATAGTTGGTAAAAATTTAGGAAAATGGAACTTAAAGCTTTTTGGTTTAGTATCTTACATTTATCCATTTATATTAATTTGTATAGTTAGTTTTAAATTTTATAAAATCAAAAAAATAGACATCGAGTTTTTGGAATTTACTTTTGGATTAATATTATTCTTTTTTGCTATATTAATGTTTCAAGCTATGGGATTTAACGGCACAAACTCAGGTCTTATTGGAAGTGCTATAAACGACACACTAAGAAGCTTTATAGGAAAAATAGGCTCTTTTATAATTACCATTGGTATATTTATAATGTCTTTGGCTCTTATTTTTAGAGATAATATAATAGTCCTTATTAAAAAATCTTTTATAGATCCTACAAAAAATGTATTTAAAAATCAAAAATATCACAAAGAGATAGAATACAAAGAAAATAATAAGCCTAAATCAAAAACAAAAGATGATATTATAGATACTCAAATAATACAAGATGATGATATAGTTGAAACAGAAAATATAGTAGAAGAAGAAATACAAGAAGACAAAACAAATACAAATCAAGAAAAGACAGAAAAAGAGATACAAAAAACTCAAAAACAAGATACAAAAAACTCAAAAGTTGAGATACTTAACGAAGTTGTTGAAAATAAAAAATTACTAGATGAACTTGAAAAAGGAAAGATAGAAAAGCCAAAAGATTTTACATTACCGTCTTTGAAATTTCTAGCTGATCCACCAAAAAGATCAAGTGGTGTAAACGAAGCTGAAATAGATCAAAAAATTTCTGATTTATTAGATAAACTTCATAAGTTTAAGATAGACGGAGATGTCGTTAGAACTTATACAGGACCTATAGTAACCACATTTGAGTTTAAGCCAGCTCCTCATATCAAAGTAAGTAAAATTTTAACACTGCAAGATGATTTAGCCATGGCCTTAAAAGCTCAAACTATCAGGATACAAGCACCTGTGCCAGGAAAAGATGTAGTTGGTATAGAAGTTCCGAATAAAAATACAGAAACAATATATCTAAAAGAGATTTTAGATAGCGAAATTTACAAAAATGCAAGCTCACCTTTAACTATGGCTTTAGGAAAAGATATAGTAGGTGCTCCTTTTATAACAGACCTTAAAAAACTTCCTCATCTACTTATAGCAGGAACCACAGGAAGCGGAAAAAGTGTTGGTATAAATGCTATGCTTTTAAGTCTACTTTACAGAAATAGTCCACAAACATTAAGACTTATGATGATAGATCCAAAAATGCTTGAGTTTAGTATATATAATGATATTCCACATTTATTAACACCTGTTATAACACAAGCAAAACAGGCTATAACAGCACTTTCAAATATGGTCGCAGAAATGGAAAGAAGATATACAGTAATGAGCCATACACGCACCAAAAATATTGAAAGCTATAACGAAAAGATGAAAAAAGAAGGCGGAGAGCAATTTCCATATATCGTTGTTATTATAGATGAATTGGCGGACTTGATGATGACAAGCGGTAAAGATGTAGAGCTTTATATAGGTCGTTTGGCTCAGATGGCGAGAGCTAGTGGCATACACCTTATAGTGGCAACACAAAGACCTAGTGTTGATGTTGTAACAGGTCTTATAAAGGCAAACTTACCAAGTCGTATAAGCTATAGAGTTGGTCAAAAAATAGATAGTAAAGTTATTATTGATCAAATGGGAGCAGAAAGCTTGCTTGGGCGTGGGGATATGCTATTTACTCCTCCTGGAAGTCCTGGTATCATTCGTCTTCATGCACCTTTTACAAGCGAAAAAGAGATAGAAACTATTGTAGAGTTTTTAAAATCTCAACAAAGTGTTATGTACGATGAAAGATTTTTACAAGAAAGTGGTTCTAGTTCTAGTGATAATCAAGCTAATGATGGTGTTATAGCAGGCGAACTTGATCCACTTTTTGAATCAGCAAAAGAGATAATTTTAACAGAACAAAAAACATCTATAAGTTACCTTCAAAGAAGACTTGGTGTTGGATATAATAGATCAGCAAATATAATAGAACAAATGGAAAAAATGGGTATTTTAAGCGGAGTAAATTCTAAAGGACAAAGGGAAATTTTATAA
- the groL gene encoding chaperonin GroEL (60 kDa chaperone family; promotes refolding of misfolded polypeptides especially under stressful conditions; forms two stacked rings of heptamers to form a barrel-shaped 14mer; ends can be capped by GroES; misfolded proteins enter the barrel where they are refolded when GroES binds): MAKEIFYSDDARNRLYEGVKKLNDAVKVTMGPRGRNVLIQKSFGAPTITKDGVSVAKEVELKDSIENMGANLVREVASKTNDQAGDGTTTATVLAHAIFKEGLRNVTAGANPIEVKRGMDKEVAALVEELKKISKTVTGSKEIAQIATISANSDESIGKLIADAMEKVGKDGVITVEEAKSIQDELNVVEGMQFDRGYLSPYFINNTEKMQVELSSPYILLFDKKITNLKDLLPILEQIQKTGKPLLIIAEDIEGEALATLVVNKLRGVLNISAVKAPGFGDRRKAMLEDIAILTGGEVVSEELGRTLESATLNDLGQASSVIIDKDNTTIVNGDGDKANIDARINQIKAQIAETTSDYDKEKLQERLAKLSGGVAVIKVGAATETEMKEKKDRVDDALSATRAAVEEGIVVGGGSALILASKKVKLDLSGDEAIGAEIVRRALRAPLKQIAENAGFDAGVVVNGVETSQKDNYGFNAVTGEYVDMFEAGIIDPVKVERVALQNAVSVASLLLTTEATISEIKEDKPMPAMPDMGGMGGMGGMM, from the coding sequence ATGGCAAAAGAAATTTTTTACTCAGATGATGCAAGAAACAGACTTTACGAAGGTGTTAAAAAATTAAATGACGCTGTAAAAGTTACAATGGGACCAAGAGGAAGAAATGTTTTGATACAAAAAAGTTTTGGTGCACCAACAATAACAAAAGATGGCGTTAGTGTTGCAAAAGAAGTTGAATTAAAAGATAGCATTGAAAACATGGGTGCTAATCTAGTTCGTGAAGTAGCTAGTAAGACAAATGACCAAGCTGGAGATGGAACTACAACTGCGACTGTTTTAGCACATGCTATTTTCAAAGAAGGTTTAAGAAACGTTACAGCTGGAGCAAATCCAATCGAAGTAAAACGTGGTATGGATAAAGAAGTAGCGGCTTTGGTCGAAGAGCTTAAAAAAATATCAAAAACAGTAACCGGAAGCAAAGAGATAGCTCAAATAGCAACTATTTCTGCAAATTCAGATGAAAGCATAGGAAAACTTATAGCTGATGCTATGGAAAAAGTTGGAAAAGATGGTGTTATAACAGTTGAAGAAGCAAAATCAATCCAAGATGAACTAAATGTAGTTGAAGGTATGCAATTTGACCGTGGTTATTTAAGCCCTTATTTTATAAATAACACAGAAAAAATGCAAGTTGAATTAAGCAGTCCTTATATCTTACTTTTTGATAAAAAAATAACAAATTTAAAAGACTTATTACCAATACTTGAACAAATTCAAAAAACAGGTAAGCCACTTTTAATAATAGCTGAAGATATAGAAGGTGAAGCACTAGCAACTTTAGTTGTAAATAAACTTCGTGGTGTTTTAAATATATCAGCTGTTAAAGCTCCTGGTTTTGGAGATAGAAGAAAGGCTATGCTTGAAGATATAGCTATACTTACAGGTGGTGAAGTTGTTAGCGAAGAACTTGGTAGAACATTAGAAAGTGCTACATTAAACGATCTTGGTCAAGCTTCTAGTGTTATCATAGATAAAGACAACACAACTATCGTAAATGGTGATGGAGACAAAGCAAATATAGATGCTCGTATCAACCAAATCAAAGCTCAAATAGCAGAAACTACAAGTGATTATGATAAAGAAAAATTACAAGAACGTTTAGCAAAACTAAGCGGTGGTGTTGCTGTTATTAAAGTTGGTGCAGCAACTGAAACAGAAATGAAAGAGAAAAAAGACCGTGTAGATGATGCTTTAAGTGCTACTCGTGCAGCTGTAGAAGAAGGTATAGTAGTAGGTGGTGGTTCAGCTTTAATACTTGCATCTAAGAAGGTAAAACTAGACCTTAGCGGTGATGAAGCAATAGGTGCTGAAATAGTAAGAAGAGCTCTTCGTGCACCACTTAAACAAATAGCAGAAAATGCTGGTTTTGATGCTGGTGTTGTTGTAAATGGTGTAGAGACTAGCCAAAAAGACAATTACGGATTTAATGCTGTAACTGGTGAATATGTTGATATGTTTGAAGCTGGTATTATAGACCCTGTTAAGGTTGAGAGAGTTGCTCTTCAAAATGCAGTTTCAGTAGCTAGCTTACTTCTTACAACAGAAGCAACAATAAGCGAAATCAAAGAAGACAAACCAATGCCAGCAATGCCTGATATGGGCGGAATGGGTGGCATGGGCGGAATGATGTAA
- a CDS encoding phosphomannomutase/phosphoglucomutase, translated as MNLENIFREYDIRGIYEKDLNETSVKAIGYALGIKMKKLGVKNLSIGYDARLSADNLFKFLLSGINKAGGIEVFDIGLAPTPVGYFSVYADFFDANIMITGSHNPKDYNGFKITIKKDSYFGKDLQILKQDVLEIIENKEIIEDNFNSKKFDILTHYIDFFIKEFSHLKDFNLAFLADCGNGAIGVTLEPILKALNLNAKILYPNPDGNFPNHHPDPSEKENIKELLSMIENKQYNLGFAFDGDGDRIAVITDKHNIKGDELAYLYTLNMKNPRVLGEVKCSQSMYDEISKIGEVFMGKTGHSNIKKMMKELNIDLAAEVSGHIFFKERYFGFDDALYAMMRVIELLQKGFDLDKELNKLPTLFSTDELKIKVDEESKFKIVESFKDSIKSNQTNLPKIESIIEIDGIRIKFKDGWALVRASNTTPIIVTRFEATNENFLKEIQTKTNELLKNIIEHKQLP; from the coding sequence ATGAATTTAGAAAATATTTTTAGAGAATATGACATAAGAGGCATTTACGAAAAAGATTTAAACGAAACAAGTGTAAAGGCTATAGGCTATGCGCTTGGTATAAAAATGAAAAAATTAGGTGTAAAAAACCTTAGTATAGGATATGATGCTAGACTTAGTGCTGATAATTTATTTAAGTTTTTATTAAGCGGTATAAATAAGGCTGGTGGAATTGAAGTTTTTGATATAGGATTAGCCCCTACTCCGGTTGGGTATTTTAGTGTTTATGCTGATTTTTTTGATGCGAACATAATGATAACAGGCTCTCATAATCCAAAAGATTACAATGGTTTTAAAATAACAATAAAAAAAGATAGTTATTTTGGAAAAGATTTGCAAATTTTAAAGCAAGATGTCTTAGAAATAATCGAAAATAAAGAGATTATAGAAGATAATTTTAACTCTAAAAAATTTGATATCTTAACACACTATATAGATTTTTTTATAAAAGAGTTTTCTCACTTAAAAGATTTTAATCTTGCATTTTTAGCAGATTGCGGAAACGGAGCTATTGGTGTTACACTAGAACCTATACTAAAAGCACTAAATTTAAATGCAAAAATTTTATATCCAAATCCAGATGGAAATTTTCCAAATCACCACCCAGACCCAAGTGAAAAAGAAAATATAAAAGAACTTTTAAGCATGATAGAAAACAAACAATACAATCTTGGATTTGCATTTGATGGAGATGGCGATAGAATAGCTGTTATAACAGATAAGCACAATATCAAAGGTGATGAGTTAGCCTATCTTTATACATTAAATATGAAAAATCCAAGAGTCTTAGGAGAGGTAAAATGCTCTCAAAGTATGTATGATGAGATCTCAAAAATAGGCGAGGTATTTATGGGAAAAACAGGTCATAGCAATATCAAAAAAATGATGAAAGAGCTAAATATAGACCTTGCAGCTGAAGTTAGTGGACATATATTTTTCAAAGAGAGATATTTTGGATTTGATGATGCGTTGTATGCTATGATGAGAGTTATAGAGCTTTTACAAAAGGGGTTTGATTTAGACAAAGAACTAAACAAACTCCCTACTCTTTTTAGCACCGATGAACTTAAAATAAAGGTAGATGAAGAGAGTAAATTTAAGATAGTTGAAAGTTTTAAAGATAGTATAAAAAGCAATCAAACAAATCTACCAAAAATAGAGAGCATAATAGAAATAGACGGAATAAGAATAAAATTTAAAGATGGATGGGCATTAGTAAGAGCTTCTAATACAACACCTATAATCGTAACTAGATTTGAAGCGACAAATGAAAATTTCTTAAAAGAGATACAAACAAAAACAAATGAATTATTAAAAAATATTATAGAGCATAAACAACTACCATAA
- a CDS encoding AI-2E family transporter codes for MKNNLIVVYIASFVIVAAGLKAASTIVLPFLIAAFIAIIVSPLIDKLESLKIPKILAFLIVVFLIFSSLGFMGNTVIKTINGLLGNITELQTKFKVFTDSMAKIAYEYGFDIKSFLSGDFDPNKIFATFSGFLRESTQIVSKAFFIFLLITFMLFEKSVFEQKVAYFARKNIQAQTTVDTFISNLKRYLEIKFLASFATGVVVFAGLELLGVMYAPLWSILAFILNFIPTIGSIVAALPAILVAMLINNSTTAFWVFLLFLFTNIAIGNFIEPKFLGKGLGISTLVVLLSLLFWGFLFGIGGMFLAIPLTMSLKIALDSNPNTKFIAILLSDKVE; via the coding sequence TTGAAAAATAATTTAATTGTAGTTTATATAGCTAGTTTTGTTATAGTAGCGGCTGGATTAAAAGCTGCTAGCACGATAGTTCTGCCGTTTTTGATAGCTGCTTTTATAGCCATCATAGTATCCCCGCTCATAGATAAGCTAGAAAGTCTTAAAATACCAAAAATATTAGCATTTTTGATTGTTGTTTTTCTTATATTTTCATCGCTTGGTTTTATGGGTAATACCGTCATAAAGACTATAAACGGACTTTTAGGAAACATAACAGAACTGCAAACAAAATTCAAAGTATTTACAGATAGCATGGCTAAAATTGCGTATGAATATGGATTTGATATAAAAAGCTTTTTAAGTGGGGATTTTGACCCAAATAAAATATTTGCAACATTTTCTGGATTTTTAAGAGAGAGTACTCAAATTGTATCAAAGGCATTTTTTATATTTTTACTTATTACTTTTATGCTTTTTGAAAAGAGTGTATTTGAACAAAAAGTTGCATATTTTGCAAGAAAAAATATCCAAGCCCAAACAACAGTAGATACATTTATATCAAACCTAAAAAGATATCTTGAGATTAAATTCCTAGCATCATTTGCAACAGGTGTTGTTGTATTTGCAGGACTTGAACTGCTTGGAGTAATGTATGCTCCACTTTGGTCTATTTTAGCATTTATCTTAAATTTCATACCAACAATAGGTTCTATAGTAGCTGCTTTACCAGCTATTTTAGTAGCAATGCTTATAAATAACTCAACAACTGCTTTTTGGGTGTTTTTATTGTTTCTATTTACAAATATAGCGATTGGAAATTTTATAGAACCGAAATTTTTAGGAAAAGGGCTTGGCATAAGCACTCTTGTTGTTTTACTAAGCCTTTTGTTCTGGGGATTTTTATTTGGAATCGGCGGAATGTTTTTAGCAATCCCACTTACGATGAGTCTTAAAATAGCTTTAGATTCAAATCCAAATACAAAATTTATAGCAATTTTATTAAGTGATAAAGTAGAATGA
- the miaA gene encoding tRNA (adenosine(37)-N6)-dimethylallyltransferase MiaA, which produces MFKQICIIGTTASGKTDLAMQVATKFDCVILSLDSLCIYKLIDIASAKPTKQELELVKHFGINEIFPNEHFSAGKFFEIYKKAKDFCIKEQKPLLITGGSGFYLKSMLDGLSPDVPKCDIEISKEEIYKLAQNIDNEFVQKFSKNDSYRLEKWYQIYKFSNDIPTKWLKENTTKPIIKDIDIFEIFWEREDIRQRIKIRTKKMIENGLIDEAKFLFDKFDSDLKPLKSIGLKECNLYLKNEINIEELENLIFIHTSQLAKRQKTFNRSSFLNRISGDFDFIKYKVCEKLSNN; this is translated from the coding sequence ATGTTTAAACAAATATGTATCATAGGCACTACCGCTAGTGGAAAGACAGACCTTGCTATGCAAGTTGCAACAAAATTTGATTGTGTTATACTAAGTCTTGACTCACTTTGTATTTACAAACTCATAGATATAGCAAGTGCAAAGCCGACAAAACAAGAGCTTGAACTAGTAAAACATTTTGGTATAAACGAGATATTTCCAAACGAACATTTTAGCGCTGGAAAGTTTTTTGAAATTTACAAAAAAGCTAAGGATTTTTGCATAAAAGAACAAAAACCACTACTTATAACTGGCGGAAGTGGATTTTATCTAAAATCAATGTTAGATGGCCTAAGCCCAGATGTGCCAAAATGTGATATTGAAATTTCAAAAGAAGAGATATATAAACTTGCTCAAAATATAGATAATGAATTTGTTCAAAAATTTAGCAAAAATGACTCATATAGACTTGAAAAATGGTATCAAATTTATAAATTTAGTAATGATATACCAACAAAATGGTTAAAAGAAAACACAACAAAACCAATAATAAAAGATATAGATATATTTGAGATATTTTGGGAAAGAGAAGATATAAGACAAAGAATCAAAATAAGAACAAAAAAGATGATAGAAAATGGCCTGATAGATGAGGCGAAATTTCTATTTGATAAATTTGATAGCGATTTAAAACCGCTAAAATCAATAGGTCTTAAAGAGTGCAATTTGTATTTAAAAAACGAAATTAACATTGAAGAATTAGAAAATTTAATTTTCATTCATACATCACAACTCGCAAAAAGACAAAAGACTTTTAATCGCTCATCTTTTTTAAACAGAATAAGTGGTGATTTTGATTTTATAAAATATAAAGTTTGTGAAAAACTAAGTAATAATTAA
- a CDS encoding M48 family metallopeptidase, whose product MKKYLLSLIFIGVMIVGCYTSTTNGGLVGENSKQLLLISSEQMDQSANQAYIQTLSDAKTKNSLNTDIILTKRVKVIADRLIKQVGTFRKDALNWNWQVNVIDQDILNAWCMPGGKIAVYSGLIKRLNLTDAQLAAVLGHEIAHALREHSREQASNDKIKNLGIFAITKVAGLDSSATNLMELATRYTIMLPFSRAHETQADHIGTELMARAGYDPQEAVRVWVKMSKFSKQSTPEILSTHPSNASRIADLKNIANKVMPLYLATKN is encoded by the coding sequence ATGAAAAAGTATTTATTGTCGTTAATTTTTATTGGGGTTATGATCGTTGGTTGTTATACAAGCACAACAAATGGTGGCTTGGTCGGAGAAAACTCAAAACAGCTACTCCTTATATCTTCTGAACAAATGGATCAGAGTGCAAATCAAGCATACATACAAACACTAAGCGATGCAAAAACAAAAAATTCATTAAATACTGATATTATATTAACAAAACGTGTAAAAGTTATAGCTGATAGACTTATAAAACAAGTTGGAACATTTAGAAAAGATGCTCTAAATTGGAATTGGCAGGTTAACGTAATAGATCAAGATATACTAAATGCTTGGTGTATGCCAGGTGGCAAGATAGCTGTTTATAGCGGTCTTATAAAAAGACTCAATCTAACAGATGCTCAATTAGCCGCTGTTTTAGGACATGAGATAGCTCACGCACTAAGAGAACACAGTAGAGAGCAAGCAAGTAATGACAAGATAAAAAATCTAGGAATTTTTGCCATCACAAAAGTTGCTGGTCTTGACTCATCAGCAACTAATTTAATGGAATTAGCAACAAGATATACAATAATGCTTCCTTTTTCAAGAGCACACGAAACACAAGCTGATCATATAGGGACAGAACTTATGGCACGAGCTGGATACGATCCCCAAGAAGCTGTTAGAGTATGGGTAAAAATGAGTAAGTTTTCAAAACAAAGCACACCTGAAATTTTAAGCACTCACCCATCAAATGCTAGCAGAATAGCTGATTTGAAAAATATAGCAAATAAGGTAATGCCACTTTATTTAGCAACAAAAAATTAA